The sequence GAAACCGTAAATAACGTTATTTATAATACCGACGATCGCCCCAATAATTGGTCCTGCTAACATGGCTGATAATACCGTACCAATCGAGTCAACCCACAATGGCAGTTTCAGCAGTTCTGCAAATAATTTCCCCAAAAAGTTGATCCCGATTGCTGCTGGGATGAGTACAAGTGCTACTGTGGAAAATTGTAGTGACCACATACTTTTTCTTTTCATTTCGTCCACTCCCGTTCCTATTATAGGTGTCAAGACACATGACTATACTAAACTATATTTGAAGATTAAGGAAGACCTTAAAAAACTAATTTGAAAAAACGGCCAACTGGGAAGTAGTTGTCTTCACCTGTTGGCCGTTTGATTATTGAACGTTTTGAAGTTGGTTAAAACGGGTGAAACCGACGAATTTATCTTTCCAATAAACGGAATCGATTTTAGTGATTTCAACTTTTGTCGTACCCGCATGGATGAATTGCCCTTCACCTAAATAGATGCCCGCGTGGGAAATCCCTTTGCGGTATGTATTTTCAAAAAAGACTAAGTCTCCCGGAACTGGTTCGAGCACTTCCGTGGAATTATTGTACATGCCAAGAGTATCAAGGCGCTGTATGTCCAATCCTGCATTCGTAAACACATAGTGGATGAATCCACTGCAGTCAAAGCCTTCTGTCGTTGTACCCGCCCATTTGTATGGCGTATCGACCAAAGGGAGTGCAATATTTACCGTTTCCGTCTGAAGCGCTAGGGCCGACAGGGAGGGAAGTGTGGTTATGATTGGCTTGTCCGTGTTGGCTACAGGAGTTTTGAATTCACTTATCGAAGAAATCTGCTTCGTAACAGTGACACTTTTTTGAATGACCTCTTTATCATTTTTCTTAACGGAGGGACTCTTTTTAACTATGAGCTTTTGAGAAATGGTAATAGAGTCTTTTTCCAAACCGTTTAGCCCTTTCAACTCATCGACAGTCAATTTGTGAGTAGAAGCGATTTTCCAAAGCGTATCTCCAGTTTTGACTATATATTCATCGTTAGCGGCTTCAGCATTGCCTGACGCGATACATGCTGCGAGTAAGACAGACGCCGCAACTGAAAAAATGCCCTTTTTCACGCAAGTTTCCCCCTTTTTGACAAAATCCTATATGTCTATATTACTAGCAACCTATCGATTAAACAAGAGGAATAAAACAATAAAACGAAAATTCAATAAAAAAACGACTCCTTCAAAAAAGGAGTCGGGAGATGTTCATAATTGATATTCTTTCAACAGGTTTTCAAGTTTTAATGCAAGTCCGATATTCCCTTTCACTTTCAGCTTTCCCATCATAAAAGCTGCAGTCGAGTTCAGGTTACCACCGAGCAACTTTTTGAAATCAGATACGCTCATCTTAAGGGCACAATCGACTTCTTCCAGTTCACCTTGAATTGTCTCGGCTTTTCCATCTGCAAATTTCAATCCGAAATGACCGCCGTCATCACCCGATAGATCGAACGAATAGGTCGTATTCATCCCTTCTATCGGACCGGGATTCCCATTTAATTGTGTATCAATTTCTTTCCAAACGTCATCCATACTCATATCCTTCAAGTCCATTTCCTGCACCATCCTATCTCGTAATGAGTGATTATTCATTCATTATAACATGAAAATGAAAATTAATATGAATGAAACCCATTTTATAAACAGAACAGCTGGCTTATCCAGGAACAATTATGAAAAAATTAGGGTAATCGACTTAAAGTATGCGTTCATTATGACGATAAGAGGAATAGATACTATTTTTAGAGTAGGGAGGTGTGAATAGTTGAGATTACAATCTGATGAAGACATTACCCTCATATTAGAAGAACTTAGCAGTAAGCAGGAATTCATCTTCACGCAAGCGAAAGAATTAAACATTACGATGGAATCGATTACCTCGACTCTTGAGGAATTATGTCTCCGTATATCCAAAATCATGGTTTGTGAGAAAATCAGCATATGGCTATTTAATCAGGATCGAACAAAATTAACTTCGCAAACACTATACATATCTGGTGAATCGAATCATCTAGTGACAGAAGTGATGTTGCAAAAAGAAGCACCCTCTTATTTTAAGGCCGTCCAAAATCAGCGCGTCCTTGCCATTGAAGATGTGGCAAGTCATCCAGCTGCCATAGAAATCAATAAAAAATCGGCTTATCAAAACGGTGAAATCCAGTCGATGATCGACGCTTCAATTATTTTGAGTAAAGGGATTGGCGGTATCGTCTGTTGTGAGTCTGCCAGCAAAAGAGAGTGGACGAGCTTGGATAAGGTGCTCGTCGCCTCAATTGCTGATATGCTATCATTCGTGTTTGATCGTCTCGAAAGAATTGAAGTCGAACAGCATGTCAATAAACTGGCTTACACAGATCTAACGACTGAGCTTGATAACCATCATTCTTTCACTGAGAAAGTGACGAACGATCTTCAGAAACTGAATAGAGAGCAAAAAGGCGTTTTCATTTATCTTGTATTGGATCAATTTACGGAAGTCCAGGCGGTTCTTGGTCCAGACGGTTCCAACAAGATGTTGAAAATTACGGCTGAACGGTTGAAAGAAGTATTTCTTCCCCCAGCTCGGATTACACGTATCGGATTAGATCATTTTATTGTTTTTTATCCGTATGAGAAAAAACGAAAACATGAAATCGGAGATCTGATTGACGGGATGACGGATAAGATGAAATTTCCGATGTTCATCTCCGGTCAGGAAGTGTATATGACTGTCAGTTATGGTATTGCAATCTATCCCGATCATGTGCTCAACGTGAAATATGGGATCCAGGCTTCATATATGGCATTACAATCAGGTCGAAAAATTTCCAATCGTAAAACAACAAGTGTCTACAAGGCGGACATGCATACGTATTTGAAAGAAAGTATGCTCTCTGAGATGAATCTGCGCAAAGGTTTGGATCTGAATGAATTCGAATTGCATTATCAGCCGCAAGTAAATTGCCGCACAGGTGAAGTCGTCGGTTTCGAGGCATTACTGCGATGGCGTCATCCGGAGCGCGGCCTCATTTTTCCTGCAGACTTCATAGATCTTGCCGAATCGACAGGGCTGATTACGCCGATTGGAGAATGGGTCATCAAAGAATCGACGATGCAAATTAATAGATGGAAAAAGATTGGAATCGATAATGTATCTATATCCATTAACTTATCACCTCGGCATTTCCTGCACCATACATTGCCATTCTATTTGGATAAATGTATCACAGAGGCGGGAATAAAAGCCGAAAAGGTCGTTCTTGAAATTACCGAAAATGTGGCGCTTGAAGACCAGCAGGCCGTTACGAGTCGCATTAATCTATTGAAGGACATGGGTTATGCTATTTCAATAGATGATTTCGGTAAGGGGTATTCCGCATTTATCTATTTGCAGCATTTTCCGGTACGTGAAATTAAAATCGACCGTGAATTCATCTCGGAACTCGGTAATAATAGTAAAAGTACAGGCATCGTCCAGACAATTATCCATCTTGCTGAAATGCTCGGATTGCGTACGATTGGCGAAGGTGTAGAAACAAAAGAGCAATGGGATATATTGAAGCAACTAGGCTGTTCGGATTTACAAGGGTATTATTTTAGCAGACCGCTTGAAGTCGATGTCATTAATAAATTGTTCGAAGAGTACGGCAGGGGCGGTAAATTGATACTCCCGCATGCTAAAGATCTCACTGCTGTTTAATGAATTCATCAAAAAGTCTGTCGTGGAAGGTGGAACCACACCTATCTACGACAGACTTTTTTCTTGAAGATAAAAGAGACGTTGAACAACGATTTGTTGTCCAGCGTCTCTTTCGTATAGGTTTATCTACCGATCGGCCAATCGAATGGAACTGAGCCAGGAGGTGAGTGTTTCAAAATATCGATGATTGGAATCGTATACGCGAACAAAATCAGCGCGATTGTGATTCCGATCCACAAGTACCAGTTTTCAAGAATCTTAGGTGTCGGTTCTGCATCAATCTCCTCTTCAGCAATCGGGAATTCTTCGACGCCACGCGGGGCGAAGAATGCCAACTGGATGAAGATATACGTCATCAGAATGATTGCGATGAACAGAATCGTACCACCGACTGCTTGTGCGATTTGATAATTGATCCAAGTGTCAACTTGAGCACCGCCTGCATAGTTTGAGAAGTTGGAACGTCTAGGACCACCAAGCAATCCTTGAATATGCATAGATGTGGACATGATTGTCATACCGAACGTCCAGATGATTGTTTGAATGATTCCGAGTTTATTTAGCTTCGGAGTCAAGCGGCGTCCTGTTAAATGTGGCACCAGCCAGTAGGCGATACCGAAATAGGTCAAGATGACTGTTGTCGCAACCGTTAAGTGGAAGTGACCAGTAACCCAAATCGTATTATGGATTAACGAATTCATTTGGTGAGATGCGTTAACAATTCCGCCCGCTCCACCAGGAATGAATGCGACCATACCGATGAATGGTGCAAAGAAACGTACGTCTTTCCACGGTAATTTCTTAAACCATCCGAATAGACTTTTATAGCCTTTACGTCTTCCAGTTGTTTCAAATGTAGCGAAAATCGAGAATGCAGTCATCAGTGAAGGAATGACAACCATGAATGTCAATACAACCTGAATGAATTTCCAAGTTGGATCGATACCCGGTTCAGTTAACTGATGGTGGAATCCGACAGGGATTGAGAACATTAAGAGAAGAATAAATGCTAGTCTTGCAAGTGAATCACTGAATAACTTCCCGCCAATAATTTTCGGGATGATTGCGTACCAAGCCATATAAGCCGGAAGCAACCAGAAGTAAACTAATGGGTGACCGAAATACCAAAATAATGTACGGCTCAATAGTACGTTAATGGTTTCAGCATACCCAAGGGACCAAGGGATGAACTGTACTAAAACGGATGTTGCGACACCAAGTGAAGCGATGAACCACATGGCCATATTAATCGTAACCATGAATGCCAGCAACGGTGATTTTTCACCGGGATGTGCTTTTTTCCATACATATAATTGACGGAAGTTCGTGAAAACGGCAATCCAGCTACCTACGATTACGAGAGCTAGACCAATATAGAATGCAACGTGTGCACGTAATGGCGCATAGAATGTATATAATACGTTGGCTTGACCGACTAGAATTGTAACCGCAGCAATAACGGTACCGACGAGCATTGTCCAGAACGAAATCCATGCCCATTTACGTTGTTTATCGGATAGGCCAACCGTCTTTCCCAGTAGAGCGAATTGGAATCCGATGATGAAGAACGTTGTTAATACTAATCCCAGGATAACGCCGTGGACTGTTAAAATTGTATAATAATTAATGCCGAATGGTAATTGGAACTCGCCTGAACGTGCCAATGTCTGTAGTAAACCCATTAGACCACCAATCAGGAGTGAAGCAAATGTGACATACATGAATGACATGTATAGACGGGATTCTTTCTTTGAAAAATTCATATGTTTATTCATTCGTCATACACCTCCACTGTTGCGAACATTTGATGGTGACCGACGCCGCAGTATTCATTACATACGACAGTGAATTCACCTGCGTTTTTCATGACTGTTTCCAGCCTACTAATGTGACCAGGCTCTACCATCATATTGACGTTTGTGCCTGCAAC is a genomic window of Sporosarcina oncorhynchi containing:
- a CDS encoding NlpC/P60 family protein, with product MKKGIFSVAASVLLAACIASGNAEAANDEYIVKTGDTLWKIASTHKLTVDELKGLNGLEKDSITISQKLIVKKSPSVKKNDKEVIQKSVTVTKQISSISEFKTPVANTDKPIITTLPSLSALALQTETVNIALPLVDTPYKWAGTTTEGFDCSGFIHYVFTNAGLDIQRLDTLGMYNNSTEVLEPVPGDLVFFENTYRKGISHAGIYLGEGQFIHAGTTKVEITKIDSVYWKDKFVGFTRFNQLQNVQ
- a CDS encoding b(o/a)3-type cytochrome-c oxidase subunit 1, giving the protein MNKHMNFSKKESRLYMSFMYVTFASLLIGGLMGLLQTLARSGEFQLPFGINYYTILTVHGVILGLVLTTFFIIGFQFALLGKTVGLSDKQRKWAWISFWTMLVGTVIAAVTILVGQANVLYTFYAPLRAHVAFYIGLALVIVGSWIAVFTNFRQLYVWKKAHPGEKSPLLAFMVTINMAMWFIASLGVATSVLVQFIPWSLGYAETINVLLSRTLFWYFGHPLVYFWLLPAYMAWYAIIPKIIGGKLFSDSLARLAFILLLMFSIPVGFHHQLTEPGIDPTWKFIQVVLTFMVVIPSLMTAFSIFATFETTGRRKGYKSLFGWFKKLPWKDVRFFAPFIGMVAFIPGGAGGIVNASHQMNSLIHNTIWVTGHFHLTVATTVILTYFGIAYWLVPHLTGRRLTPKLNKLGIIQTIIWTFGMTIMSTSMHIQGLLGGPRRSNFSNYAGGAQVDTWINYQIAQAVGGTILFIAIILMTYIFIQLAFFAPRGVEEFPIAEEEIDAEPTPKILENWYLWIGITIALILFAYTIPIIDILKHSPPGSVPFDWPIGR
- a CDS encoding SCP2 sterol-binding domain-containing protein — its product is MDLKDMSMDDVWKEIDTQLNGNPGPIEGMNTTYSFDLSGDDGGHFGLKFADGKAETIQGELEEVDCALKMSVSDFKKLLGGNLNSTAAFMMGKLKVKGNIGLALKLENLLKEYQL
- a CDS encoding sensor domain-containing phosphodiesterase; its protein translation is MRLQSDEDITLILEELSSKQEFIFTQAKELNITMESITSTLEELCLRISKIMVCEKISIWLFNQDRTKLTSQTLYISGESNHLVTEVMLQKEAPSYFKAVQNQRVLAIEDVASHPAAIEINKKSAYQNGEIQSMIDASIILSKGIGGIVCCESASKREWTSLDKVLVASIADMLSFVFDRLERIEVEQHVNKLAYTDLTTELDNHHSFTEKVTNDLQKLNREQKGVFIYLVLDQFTEVQAVLGPDGSNKMLKITAERLKEVFLPPARITRIGLDHFIVFYPYEKKRKHEIGDLIDGMTDKMKFPMFISGQEVYMTVSYGIAIYPDHVLNVKYGIQASYMALQSGRKISNRKTTSVYKADMHTYLKESMLSEMNLRKGLDLNEFELHYQPQVNCRTGEVVGFEALLRWRHPERGLIFPADFIDLAESTGLITPIGEWVIKESTMQINRWKKIGIDNVSISINLSPRHFLHHTLPFYLDKCITEAGIKAEKVVLEITENVALEDQQAVTSRINLLKDMGYAISIDDFGKGYSAFIYLQHFPVREIKIDREFISELGNNSKSTGIVQTIIHLAEMLGLRTIGEGVETKEQWDILKQLGCSDLQGYYFSRPLEVDVINKLFEEYGRGGKLILPHAKDLTAV